The Ruminococcus bovis genome includes a region encoding these proteins:
- a CDS encoding DDE-type integrase/transposase/recombinase: MNIITQEAKKKQAIVKYALRKGKSEASRVYGVSLSSVKRWCKQYDGTWQSLLPKSHRPHSHPNRHTKREERQIRNSFKKCYERYGWDGVYSDLKRKGYTRSYSGMIYAAKRMGLVKYKKTKKKSRKHRRYPELLIPGEKVQIDVKEVPYNCLRGKALRDGKHFYQWTAIDECTRMRFVYGFEEHTPENSTKFLKMLLKEFPFKIQTIQTDNGREFTYKYQSSEVKSPFEIELNKLGINHKLIPPRTPWHNGKVERSHRNDQRYFYEWETFRNIEELNTKLKGHLEWSNNKTMRTLDYKSPMQLLSEKLELKSIH; this comes from the coding sequence ATGAATATAATAACACAAGAAGCAAAGAAAAAGCAAGCCATAGTAAAATACGCACTAAGAAAAGGAAAAAGCGAAGCAAGTAGAGTGTACGGTGTAAGTCTTTCAAGCGTAAAGAGATGGTGTAAACAATATGACGGTACCTGGCAATCGCTATTGCCTAAATCACACAGACCACATAGTCATCCTAACAGGCACACAAAAAGAGAAGAAAGACAAATTAGAAATTCTTTCAAAAAGTGCTATGAAAGATATGGATGGGATGGAGTATACAGTGATTTAAAGAGAAAAGGATATACAAGAAGCTACTCAGGAATGATATATGCAGCTAAAAGAATGGGCTTAGTAAAATATAAAAAGACCAAGAAAAAGAGCCGTAAGCATAGAAGATATCCGGAACTGTTAATACCTGGAGAAAAGGTGCAGATAGATGTAAAAGAAGTGCCATATAATTGCTTAAGAGGTAAGGCTTTAAGGGACGGAAAGCATTTTTATCAATGGACTGCAATAGATGAATGTACAAGGATGAGATTTGTATATGGGTTTGAAGAACATACACCGGAAAACTCAACCAAATTTTTGAAAATGTTATTGAAAGAATTTCCGTTTAAAATACAGACTATTCAAACAGATAACGGAAGAGAGTTCACATATAAATATCAGAGCAGTGAAGTGAAAAGTCCTTTTGAAATAGAATTAAACAAACTAGGTATAAATCATAAATTAATACCACCACGAACACCTTGGCACAACGGAAAGGTAGAAAGAAGTCATAGAAACGACCAAAGATATTTCTATGAATGGGAAACATTCAGAAATATTGAAGAATTAAACACAAAATTAAAAGGACATTTGGAATGGAGTAATAACAAAACAATGAGAACACTTGATTACAAGAGTCCAATGCAGTTATTGAGTGAAAAGTTAGAATTGAAATCCATTCATTAA
- a CDS encoding shikimate kinase — MKNIILCGFMGCGKTTVGENLKKKSGMNLIDTDAYIEETEGMTISKIFEKYGESYFRDLEYKACKELSKKSGIIISTGGGALTFQRNVDVLKENGTIVLIDVPLEVLKERLKNDTTRPLLQRPDKDKAMKELYEKRMPLYKNASDVVINGDNSPLKVASDILNAVK, encoded by the coding sequence ATGAAAAATATAATTCTATGTGGTTTTATGGGTTGTGGTAAAACAACTGTTGGTGAAAACCTAAAGAAAAAGTCAGGAATGAACCTTATTGATACTGACGCATATATTGAAGAAACCGAAGGTATGACAATCTCAAAAATCTTTGAAAAATATGGCGAAAGCTACTTTAGAGATTTAGAGTACAAGGCTTGTAAAGAACTATCTAAAAAGTCAGGTATTATTATTTCTACAGGTGGTGGTGCTTTAACATTCCAAAGAAATGTTGATGTACTAAAAGAGAACGGTACTATTGTACTGATTGATGTACCACTTGAAGTACTAAAAGAAAGACTAAAGAACGACACTACTCGTCCACTACTTCAGAGACCTGACAAAGATAAGGCTATGAAAGAGCTTTATGAAAAAAGGATGCCTCTATACAAAAATGCAAGTGATGTTGTTATTAATGGTGACAACAGTCCTTTAAAGGTAGCTTCTGACATACTTAATGCAGTAAAATAA
- the aroE gene encoding shikimate dehydrogenase — protein MAKQKYAVIGHPIGHTMSPFIHKRLFSLSGIDAEYSVYDIPPEELEKKFKEELQYLNGFNITIPHKQGIIPLIDELDPKAKLYGSVNTVFNDNGTHKGYTTDPDGFLKALESADIPFSGRVVILGCGGVARTMAYEAVLADNDLTLAVRKDDVNMAKELKKELESIKETEVKVCLLDELTGKIDVLVNATPVGMFPKVDNCPVNDEIIKNSKAVFDAIYNPLETQLVQKAKAFGNKAIGGMAMLVWQAVVAQQKWNDVTFNKDDINQLCIDCLEELKNK, from the coding sequence ATGGCTAAACAAAAATATGCAGTAATCGGACATCCAATCGGACATACTATGTCACCATTCATTCATAAAAGACTTTTTTCTCTTTCCGGAATTGATGCAGAATATAGTGTTTATGATATTCCACCGGAAGAACTAGAAAAAAAGTTTAAGGAAGAATTACAGTACCTAAACGGTTTTAACATTACAATTCCTCATAAGCAAGGTATTATCCCACTTATTGATGAACTAGACCCAAAGGCTAAATTATATGGTAGTGTTAACACTGTATTTAACGACAACGGTACTCACAAGGGATATACTACTGACCCTGACGGTTTCTTAAAAGCACTTGAAAGTGCAGATATTCCTTTTAGTGGCAGAGTTGTAATCCTAGGTTGTGGTGGTGTTGCAAGAACAATGGCTTATGAAGCAGTTTTAGCTGACAATGACCTAACTCTTGCAGTTCGTAAAGATGATGTTAATATGGCTAAGGAACTAAAGAAAGAACTAGAGTCAATTAAGGAAACAGAAGTTAAGGTTTGCCTACTTGATGAACTAACCGGTAAAATTGATGTTCTTGTAAATGCAACACCTGTTGGTATGTTCCCTAAAGTTGACAACTGTCCTGTTAATGATGAAATCATCAAAAATTCTAAGGCAGTATTTGATGCAATCTATAATCCTTTAGAAACTCAGCTTGTACAGAAAGCTAAGGCTTTTGGCAACAAGGCTATCGGTGGTATGGCTATGTTAGTATGGCAAGCAGTAGTAGCTCAGCAAAAGTGGAATGATGTTACTTTCAACAAAGATGACATTAACCAGCTTTGCATAGACTGTCTTGAGGAGTTAAAGAATAAGTAA
- the acpP gene encoding acyl carrier protein: MVLEKVKSILAEQFDVEEDTITEETSLQDDLGADSLDVVDLLMSIEDEFSIEVPDEDVENIKTVGSLVAYIEQNS; the protein is encoded by the coding sequence ATGGTACTAGAAAAAGTAAAAAGCATTCTAGCAGAACAGTTTGATGTTGAAGAGGATACAATTACAGAAGAAACTTCTCTACAGGACGATCTAGGTGCAGACTCTCTTGATGTTGTTGACCTACTAATGTCAATTGAAGACGAATTCAGCATTGAAGTTCCTGACGAAGATGTTGAAAACATTAAGACAGTAGGCTCACTTGTAGCTTATATCGAACAGAACTCTTAA
- the proS gene encoding proline--tRNA ligase, with amino-acid sequence MGKNKKFVSAITSRDEDFAKWYTDIVKKAELTDYSGIKGCMIIRPYGYAIWENIQADLDRRFKETGHQNVYMPMFIPESLLQKEKDHVDGFAPECAWVTVGGQEKLQERLCVRPTSETLFCEHYSKIIETYRDLPKLYNQWCSVVRWEKTTRPFLRTSEFLWQEGHTMHETEEEAREETLRMLQVYTDFYKETLAIPAVIGRKTEKEKFAGAEETYTIEPMMHNGVALQGGTSHYFGDGFAKQFDITFQGRDNKPHYPHQTSWGVSTRMIGAIIMVHGDDEGLVLPPKISPIQVAIIPIAQHKEGVLDKANELYDRLKKQFRVKLDDSDNSPGWKFSEYEMKGVPVRVELGPKDIENNQCVIVRRDNREKIFVPLDQLEDKIAETLQAIHDSMYEKALKNMQEKTFTAKTYDEFIDIAENHPGFIKAMWCGDTACEEKLKEVTHGVKSRCIPFNEEHIADTCVCCGKPAKHMVFWGKQY; translated from the coding sequence ATGGGTAAAAATAAAAAATTTGTTTCTGCCATTACAAGTCGTGATGAAGATTTCGCAAAATGGTACACTGACATTGTAAAAAAAGCAGAATTAACTGATTATAGTGGTATTAAGGGATGTATGATTATCCGTCCTTATGGTTATGCTATTTGGGAGAACATTCAGGCTGACCTTGACAGAAGATTTAAAGAAACAGGTCACCAAAATGTTTATATGCCTATGTTTATTCCGGAAAGCCTACTACAGAAGGAAAAGGATCATGTTGATGGTTTTGCTCCTGAATGTGCTTGGGTTACTGTTGGTGGACAGGAAAAGCTACAAGAAAGACTTTGTGTTCGTCCAACATCAGAAACACTTTTCTGTGAACACTATAGCAAGATTATTGAAACATACAGAGATTTGCCAAAGCTATACAACCAGTGGTGTTCAGTTGTAAGATGGGAAAAGACAACTCGTCCATTCCTAAGAACAAGTGAATTCCTATGGCAGGAAGGTCACACAATGCACGAAACTGAGGAAGAGGCAAGAGAAGAAACTCTAAGAATGTTACAGGTTTATACTGATTTCTATAAGGAAACACTTGCTATTCCTGCTGTTATCGGTAGAAAGACAGAAAAAGAAAAATTTGCCGGTGCTGAAGAAACTTATACTATTGAACCAATGATGCACAATGGTGTTGCACTTCAGGGTGGTACATCTCACTACTTTGGTGATGGATTTGCAAAGCAGTTTGACATTACTTTCCAAGGTAGAGACAATAAGCCTCATTATCCACATCAGACTTCTTGGGGTGTATCTACAAGAATGATTGGTGCTATTATTATGGTACATGGTGATGATGAAGGTCTTGTACTTCCACCAAAGATTTCTCCAATTCAGGTAGCTATTATTCCTATTGCTCAGCATAAGGAAGGTGTGCTTGATAAGGCAAATGAACTTTATGACAGACTAAAGAAGCAGTTTAGAGTAAAACTTGATGACAGTGACAACTCACCTGGTTGGAAGTTCTCTGAATATGAAATGAAGGGTGTTCCTGTAAGAGTTGAACTTGGCCCTAAGGATATTGAGAACAATCAATGTGTTATTGTTCGTAGAGATAACAGAGAAAAGATTTTTGTTCCACTGGATCAGCTAGAGGACAAGATTGCCGAAACTCTACAGGCAATTCATGACAGTATGTATGAAAAGGCTCTAAAGAATATGCAGGAAAAGACATTTACTGCTAAAACTTATGATGAGTTTATTGATATTGCCGAGAATCACCCTGGCTTTATTAAGGCTATGTGGTGTGGAGATACTGCTTGTGAAGAAAAGCTAAAGGAAGTTACACATGGCGTTAAGTCAAGATGTATTCCATTTAATGAAGAACATATTGCAGATACTTGTGTATGCTGTGGCAAACCTGCAAAGCATATGGTATTCTGGGGTAAGCAGTATTAA
- the metA gene encoding homoserine O-acetyltransferase MetA, which produces MPIKVANNLPAIKILEEENIFVMPEDRAITQDIRPLKIVILNIMPTKIATETQLIRLLSNTSLQVDVDLLHMKSHLAKNVSQHHLDTFYKTFDEIKDTRYDGMIITGAPVEHMEFEEVDYWEELTEIMDWAKKNVWSTFHICWGAQAGLYHYYGIHKRELDEKLSGIFRHRISAKYHPLLRGLDDVFMMPHSRYTESIPEEIYSNPNLDVLATSEKAGVAIVADKTCRKIFVFGHAEYDRMTLADEYKRDLKKGINPKIPFSYFPKDNVDGIPDKKWRSTAFLLFANWLNYFVYQQTPFDLNELNK; this is translated from the coding sequence ATGCCAATTAAGGTAGCAAACAATTTACCAGCTATTAAGATACTTGAGGAAGAGAATATTTTTGTAATGCCGGAAGACAGAGCAATTACTCAGGATATTAGACCCCTCAAAATTGTTATTCTAAATATTATGCCAACCAAAATTGCAACAGAAACCCAACTTATTAGATTATTAAGTAACACTTCTTTGCAAGTTGATGTTGACTTACTTCATATGAAAAGTCACTTGGCTAAGAATGTTAGCCAACATCATCTAGATACTTTCTATAAAACCTTTGATGAAATTAAGGACACTAGGTATGACGGTATGATTATTACCGGTGCACCGGTAGAACATATGGAATTTGAAGAAGTTGACTATTGGGAAGAATTAACGGAAATTATGGATTGGGCAAAGAAAAATGTTTGGTCAACATTCCATATTTGTTGGGGTGCTCAAGCAGGACTTTACCATTACTATGGTATTCATAAGAGAGAACTTGACGAAAAGTTAAGTGGTATCTTCCGTCACAGAATTTCTGCTAAGTATCATCCTTTACTTCGTGGACTTGATGATGTGTTTATGATGCCTCATTCAAGATACACCGAGAGTATTCCGGAAGAAATTTATAGCAACCCTAACCTTGATGTACTTGCTACCAGTGAAAAAGCCGGTGTTGCTATTGTTGCTGACAAAACTTGCAGAAAGATTTTTGTTTTTGGTCATGCAGAATATGACAGAATGACTTTGGCTGATGAATATAAGAGAGATTTGAAAAAGGGTATTAACCCTAAAATTCCTTTCAGTTATTTTCCAAAGGATAATGTTGATGGTATTCCTGATAAAAAGTGGAGAAGTACAGCTTTCTTGCTTTTTGCAAATTGGCTAAACTACTTTGTATATCAGCAAACACCATTTGACTTAAATGAACTTAATAAGTAA
- a CDS encoding sigma-70 family RNA polymerase sigma factor, translating to MKSRNKIVEENLGLVHSCCKRFKGKGIEYEDLYMAGCVGLIKAVDKFDDTLGYKLSTYAVPVILGEIKRLFREGGTVKVSRSLKELYLKINTLTEKENNLTISEIAEKLDTTEEKVNDALNAGRLPISLTTEENTEIDLTVNSCEEECTEKISLKKALEDLCDEDNKLIELRYFKHMTQKETGKTLNMTQVQVSRKEKRILHNIRSKMLC from the coding sequence ATGAAAAGTCGTAATAAAATTGTAGAAGAAAATTTAGGACTTGTACATTCTTGTTGCAAAAGATTCAAGGGCAAAGGCATTGAATATGAGGACCTATATATGGCAGGTTGTGTGGGACTTATAAAGGCAGTTGATAAGTTTGATGACACATTAGGCTATAAACTAAGTACATATGCAGTACCGGTGATTTTAGGTGAAATTAAAAGGCTTTTCAGAGAAGGTGGCACAGTAAAGGTCAGCCGTAGCCTAAAGGAACTTTATCTAAAAATAAACACCCTTACCGAGAAAGAAAATAACCTTACTATAAGTGAAATAGCAGAAAAATTAGACACCACAGAAGAAAAGGTAAATGATGCACTAAATGCCGGTAGGTTGCCTATTTCATTAACCACAGAAGAAAATACTGAAATTGACCTTACAGTAAACTCTTGTGAAGAAGAATGTACCGAAAAAATCTCACTAAAAAAGGCTTTAGAGGACTTATGTGATGAGGATAACAAACTTATTGAGCTAAGATACTTTAAGCATATGACCCAGAAAGAAACAGGCAAAACTCTAAATATGACACAAGTACAAGTCAGCAGAAAAGAAAAAAGAATTTTACATAATATTCGCTCAAAAATGCTTTGCTAA
- the spoIIAB gene encoding anti-sigma F factor produces the protein MNIVNSMELKIPSKSINESFARSVVSAFVLQLDPTINELSDIKTAVSEAVTNSIVHGYRDSSGIIYIKGEISEDNLITIKIRDKGRGIPDIKKAMEPLFTTGGEERAGLGFAVMESFMDKVKVKSKENQGTTVTLYKKIIRTKYEKS, from the coding sequence ATGAATATTGTAAATTCTATGGAACTGAAAATCCCCTCAAAAAGTATCAACGAAAGTTTTGCAAGAAGTGTTGTGTCTGCATTTGTACTGCAACTTGACCCTACAATTAATGAACTTTCCGACATAAAAACTGCTGTATCCGAGGCCGTTACAAACAGTATTGTACATGGCTACAGAGACAGCAGTGGGATAATTTACATAAAAGGTGAAATCTCAGAGGACAACCTAATCACCATCAAAATTCGTGACAAAGGCAGAGGTATTCCTGACATAAAGAAAGCTATGGAACCACTTTTTACAACAGGTGGTGAAGAAAGAGCCGGTCTTGGCTTTGCAGTAATGGAAAGCTTTATGGACAAAGTAAAGGTAAAGTCAAAGGAAAACCAAGGCACAACAGTAACCCTATACAAGAAGATTATTAGAACAAAATATGAAAAGTCGTAA
- a CDS encoding anti-sigma factor antagonist (This anti-anti-sigma factor, or anti-sigma factor antagonist, belongs to a family that includes characterized members SpoIIAA, RsbV, RsfA, and RsfB.), whose product MINSTYENKSLTVFLNGEIDQHTSTSLRQEIDSQTEALRPQKLSLDFSNVKFMDSSGIGLIMGRFRQMSLIGGKLEVVNLPLNLKRMVNLAGIQTLGVVK is encoded by the coding sequence ATGATTAACTCAACATATGAAAACAAGTCTCTCACAGTATTTTTAAACGGTGAGATTGACCAACACACAAGTACATCATTAAGACAAGAAATTGACTCCCAAACAGAGGCACTACGACCACAAAAGCTATCATTAGACTTTTCCAATGTAAAGTTTATGGACAGTAGTGGCATAGGCTTAATTATGGGAAGATTTCGTCAAATGTCATTAATCGGTGGAAAGCTAGAAGTTGTTAACCTACCACTTAATCTAAAAAGAATGGTGAACCTAGCAGGTATACAAACATTGGGGGTAGTAAAATGA
- a CDS encoding bifunctional folylpolyglutamate synthase/dihydrofolate synthase, with protein sequence MTYTEALEKIHGLLHFGSRPGLDRILKLLDLIGNPQDKCKFVHVAGTNGKGSVCQMISSVLTEAKYKTGLFISPFITDFRERIQINGEMIPKQKLADIVEYIYPFVEQMAENDEIITEFEFVNAIAFYYYYIEKCDIVVLETGMGGLLDCTNTIPAPLCSVITPIDLDHTAVLGDTIEKITYQKCGIIKKDSNTVIGEQTHKEIEKQIVKDCVEKHNMYHFAEDCKVKVKLSTLDGTIVKYKGKEFTLHLVGLHQISNLKTALTAIEVLNNEHYFGITPTGIEYGIAKANNPARFEVLSKEPTVILDGAHNPNGMEAFAKSVDEYTTAPRVLIMGMLKDKDITHSLNFIDGKFDTVFTLTVDNPRTISNVELAKMCEGKFNNAIPCDTPTEAIDKALALADEIKGTVMICGSLYLAGEIRPILMNKFKK encoded by the coding sequence ATGACATATACTGAAGCATTAGAGAAAATACATGGTCTTTTACATTTTGGTTCAAGACCGGGACTGGACAGAATTTTAAAGTTACTTGACCTTATTGGCAACCCACAGGACAAATGCAAATTTGTTCATGTAGCCGGTACTAACGGCAAAGGTTCTGTTTGCCAAATGATTAGTTCTGTACTTACTGAGGCTAAGTACAAAACAGGACTTTTCATCTCACCTTTCATCACAGACTTTAGAGAGAGAATTCAGATTAACGGTGAAATGATACCAAAGCAGAAGTTAGCCGATATTGTAGAATACATTTATCCATTTGTAGAACAAATGGCTGAAAATGATGAAATCATTACAGAATTTGAATTTGTAAATGCTATTGCATTTTACTACTATTACATTGAAAAGTGTGACATTGTTGTACTTGAAACAGGTATGGGTGGTTTGCTTGATTGTACAAACACTATCCCTGCACCATTATGTTCAGTTATCACACCGATTGACCTTGACCATACTGCTGTACTTGGTGATACAATTGAGAAAATCACATACCAAAAGTGTGGCATCATTAAGAAAGACTCCAACACAGTTATCGGTGAACAAACTCACAAAGAAATTGAAAAGCAAATTGTAAAGGATTGTGTAGAAAAGCACAATATGTATCACTTTGCCGAGGACTGCAAAGTAAAAGTAAAACTTTCCACATTAGACGGAACAATTGTTAAATATAAAGGAAAAGAGTTTACTTTACACCTTGTAGGACTACACCAAATCAGCAACCTAAAAACTGCTTTAACTGCTATTGAAGTACTGAATAATGAGCATTACTTTGGCATCACACCTACTGGTATTGAATATGGTATTGCAAAAGCTAATAATCCGGCAAGATTTGAAGTTCTCTCAAAAGAACCTACTGTTATTCTTGATGGTGCTCACAACCCTAACGGTATGGAAGCATTTGCAAAAAGTGTTGATGAATACACAACTGCACCTAGAGTATTGATTATGGGTATGCTAAAGGATAAGGATATTACTCATTCACTTAATTTTATTGACGGTAAGTTTGACACAGTATTCACACTAACTGTTGACAATCCAAGAACAATCAGTAATGTTGAATTAGCAAAAATGTGTGAAGGCAAATTCAACAATGCTATTCCTTGTGATACACCTACTGAGGCTATTGACAAAGCTCTTGCATTAGCTGATGAAATTAAGGGTACAGTAATGATTTGTGGTTCACTTTACCTAGCCGGTGAAATCAGACCTATCTTAATGAATAAATTTAAAAAATAA
- the rsmI gene encoding 16S rRNA (cytidine(1402)-2'-O)-methyltransferase, whose translation MMSVLYVVGTPIGNLNDFSPRAIETLEKVDFIAAEDTRVTLKLLNHFGIKKEMVSYFEHNKLQRGEIITNRILNGETCAIVTDAGMPCISDPGELLIMQCEEKGIPTIVIPGPTAFASALAISGLPTGRFTFEGFLSVNKKSRKEHLESLINEERTMLFYEAPHKLSNTLKDFANYFPNRKLSIVREITKIHEEVIRTTTDKAYEDYGETGLKGEIVLVLGGKPHKEEEETYTLSDAVEMAKKLIENGEKATTASKEIASLTGFKKNEIYKELL comes from the coding sequence ATTATGAGTGTATTATATGTAGTAGGTACTCCAATAGGTAACCTAAATGACTTTTCCCCACGAGCAATAGAAACACTTGAAAAAGTTGATTTTATTGCTGCTGAGGACACAAGAGTAACACTAAAGCTACTAAACCATTTTGGTATAAAGAAAGAAATGGTTAGCTACTTTGAACATAACAAACTTCAAAGAGGTGAAATAATCACAAATAGAATTCTTAACGGTGAAACCTGTGCTATTGTTACAGATGCAGGTATGCCTTGTATCAGTGACCCGGGGGAACTTCTCATTATGCAATGTGAAGAAAAGGGAATTCCTACAATTGTTATTCCCGGACCAACTGCCTTTGCCTCGGCATTGGCTATTTCAGGACTACCAACAGGCAGATTTACATTTGAGGGTTTCTTAAGTGTAAACAAGAAAAGCCGTAAGGAACACCTGGAAAGTCTTATAAATGAAGAAAGAACAATGCTTTTCTATGAAGCACCACACAAACTTTCCAACACACTAAAAGACTTTGCAAATTACTTTCCAAACAGAAAGCTATCTATTGTTAGAGAAATAACCAAAATTCACGAAGAGGTTATTCGCACAACAACAGACAAAGCCTATGAAGATTATGGAGAAACAGGACTAAAGGGAGAAATAGTCCTTGTACTTGGTGGCAAACCACATAAGGAAGAAGAAGAAACATACACCCTTAGTGATGCAGTAGAGATGGCTAAAAAGCTAATTGAAAACGGAGAAAAGGCTACTACTGCCAGTAAAGAAATTGCATCACTAACCGGATTTAAGAAGAATGAGATTTATAAGGAATTACTATGA